acttgggtttctagctgttgttgggactacaactcccagcgtccctagctagcaggacccagcggtcagggatgatgggaactgtagtcccaaaacagctggagggccgagtttgggaaaccctgatctagatgctgGCTGTGCTTGAAATGTCTGAAGGGAAAGCTTACCAAGGAGAAATAGACCTTATCATAAATTGGCTGCACCAtcgtctggatagctcagttggctagggcatggtgctgataatgccaaggttgcaggttcgatccccatatgggagagcTGCGTCTTTATTCCTgtgttacagggggttggactagatgatcctcagggtcccttccatctttacaaattatatatatataatcatggCAGCTGAGAACTTGTGATCTGCTGGCTGGGAAATCAATCTGCATCCATCTATAATGCATGGCTGTGAGGCAGGCCATTAAAGTTTCAGCACAGAAGCTTTGCCAAATGACTTGTGTTTTAATTCCTGGGTTGTTGCACTCATTAAATGCTGGGCCTGATGAATCATCTGCGGTTGCGCTGGAGTTGGTTCTAAGACGTTCCTTCCTGTATCTTGCAGGGTGGCGACGACCTGGACCCCAACTACGTGCTGAGCTCACGTGTCCGAACTGGTAGGAGCATCCGTGGCTTTTGCCTGCCGCCTCATTGCAGCCGTGGAGAGAGGCGTGCTATCGAGAAGCTGTCCGTGGAAGGTAAAAGGTTCTGCCATTTGCATGCTGCAAAAAAAAGCGAGCAGAGACTCTCTAGCCCGTAGCCCTGGACGTAACCTGATCACGTGGGATGAGgaagaaatgcaaaatgcatGAATCATTCAAGCCTTGTATACGATGACATAGAGTTCTAGTTAAACACGGCGCTTGGGACTGAATCCTCtggggtgccccccacccccaagtttagGTTCTTGGCAGCATTTGGGAAGCTGGCATCTCCATTCCATAGCACCTCTTTAAAAGAGGAAAGGACTGCATTGTTGTCTCTAAAAGGTGAAATGTGGAAGAGGAAGTTTATTGTGCAATAAAGGCAAGCACACAGCCAGACAAGCCACACCTGCAGCAGGAAGCTGGGAGCTGGAGGAGTTCTATGCTCTTTCCCATGCTTGCATAAGCCTTGGCTCCTCCCTGGTATGGAAAAGCATACCTGACAGCAGATAAGCAAGTGTTGTTCCTTGGCATCCAACAACTTAATAGGGGAACAAAAGGGTTGAGAATAGTGGGCTCAGattcctctttttctcttccccatccctgactgcCTGGGGAAGTTGCCAGCTAAGCTGGTGGagaattaaaaaattatatataagcACACTTGAGTTGCCATGCTGAGCTTGGATTGGCTGCCATCTTGGTATGTTGAGGTCATGTCTGcggcatgcatttaaagcacatgacttcacccaaagaatcctcgGAATTGCAGTTCACCCTTAGCAGAGCTACAATTATCAGCACCTTCAACAAACAGCAGTTTGCAGGATGGGGGAGTGGAGCCACATGCATTGGATCTTAGCgttgggacccaagggtcatctagtccaaccccctgcaatgcaggaatctctgctaaagcatccgtgacggatggccatccaacctctgctttaaaaacctcccaaggaaggagagtccacaacctcccgagggagactgttccactgccaaacagctcttactatcagaaagttcttcctgatatttagttggaatctccctttttttgcaacttgaagccattggttcgagtcctagctTCCTTTATGATGTGCGTGTGTATAATCGAAATAAGAACGTTGGTTGCATGCCCTTAAAGATtgtgacattttttaaataaaaaataaaaaaaaacccagcagtaaTTCTGCAAACCTCTTCCTTGCTTTTTCCAGCTTTGGCTAGCCTGGAAGGGGACCTGAACGGGAAGTACTATGCTCTGAAAAACATGACGGATGCGGAACAGCAGCAGCTCATTGATGACCACTTCCTCTTTGACAAGCCGGTCTCTCCTCTGCTCTTAGCCTCCGGAATGGCACGTGACTGGCCTGATGGCAGGGGCATCTGGTGAGTAACGCCCAGTAAAggcaaccctttaaaaaaaaatggaaggaaggaaatgggggaTGCCAATATTCACTTGGCTGGAAACACCTAATATGTGTAGGTAGATTCCGGTCTTGCTTGATGCATGTCTTCAGCAGACAGGAGGAACAAGCCCTGGTCAGCAAATAGGAGAATTAAGACCGTTTGAACAATGATTAAAAAAGCGATTGCTTCCAATGTAAAATGGCCTCGGGgtgcagcctttgtcaacctagtgccctccaaatgttttggataaCAACTCTGACCACTGGACATGCTGATCGGGGCTGATAGGAATTTTAGCAacttccagagggccacaggttagctgcCACCCTGTAACTAAACTCACTTGGAGCCAATTAGGCTGATTCCAAGGGAGGTGTTGATATCGACTGCCCTTTTGATAAAACAGTTTCACGGCCTATTATCGAGTAGCTGTTCACAAAGCTATGATAATGATTCCTCCTCCTTGGATCTCTTCCAGGATCTTAGCTTGGCCTCAAAGAATAAAGGCAACGTGAAGTGTTCTCTAGATTGCCCTGATATTCAGTTGTAGTGTGTGAATTTTGTATTGGGAGCAAGCCAAGTCATGCCAGGGAGTGCCGGTTCTGGGGTGGGAATGAATCCCTGCTATGCAAATAAATCCAGCATTCCTCACTTCTCCAAGTAGCCTGGATTATAGACGTGGGCATCCCCCCTCTGGTATGATTTAGGGTTGCTATACGTAAGAGGATGAGAGCTTTAAATGGCACAGCCATGTCTTGGCAAGAATATATGGAAGTCTGAACTTGTCCCAAAGTGAAGATCAGAGCTAGGAATTGAGGATTTCAAAAGCAGGATGCCAGTGACTATTGCATGCACTGAAAAAAATCTTTCAGGAAGATTTTATTGCAACCTTTCATAATACaatacaggaaaaaaacaaactgcTCTAAATGAGAGGCAGAGAAGAGTGCAAAGTCCTGTCTCACAGGTAGATCTTAACTTTTCCCACACCGAAAGTGCTGAACCCTCCCAGCTCTCGCCTGCAagcttccctttcttcccccatcctgcctctcacacagggtccttcGCCAAGCTTTCCTCACTTTCATCtgtatgcaacccccccccccaataaaccctgagtagacaataacaaacacacacacccaagaaacagaataaagcagcagcaaaaacaaggtGGGGGAAAAATAGAGATAAAAATAttaaaggagtaaaaaaaaatggattaagaaaaaagataaagaaaattaTCATTGAGGAGTTTATTTGCAAGGCACCTTCAAACCCGCCCCATGGATTGGATCCTAACTAGGCTTCCATTCATAGATGGGACTAAGATccagtagatcaggggtcagaaaactttttcagcagggggccggtccattggccctcaaaccttgtggggggccgaactatattttgaaaaaaaataatgaatgaattcctatgccccacaaataacccagagatgcattttaaataaaaggacacattctactcatgtaaaaacatgctgattcctggaccacccgcgggccggatttagaaggcgattgggccgtatccggcccccgggctttagtttgggaacccctgcagtaGATCTTCCTACTGGCAGAATTTCCATTAATTTACCTAACGTTCCCTGCACTGCAGCTCATGCTGTGCCCCCAAATCTCTAGagcaagttttttttggggggtgggacacAATAAACTCTAGGGACAAGGGGAGATCTTGatagttgcttccccccccactgTTTTCTACTGGCGGGGATGATAATTCCAATTGTGGGATATGCCTGCCAATGGGATCAAACTCAGGATCTCAATCCaatcccattttatccttgcaacaaaacAAAGTAGAATAGGTTGTGAAATGGCTATTTGCCAGGGCTCCCTACTTCGGATccgaattcagatctccaggtaTTGAGTGCATTGTGTTACCCACTGCCCGGCCctgagttgttgctgttttagaaACCCAAAAGTCTTTCCCAGATGGATCCCTACATTTCCAAGGTTTTCTTGTTCAGCTGAAAGCTAAAACAGTCAACCTGCGATGTGCATAACATTTGGTTGAAGGCAGAAAGCTCAAAACGCCCTGGCGTAGTTTTGATGGCCATCTAAGAGGGGGGTGGGCTTCTGCAAAGTCACCGTGGGCACAGAAAGCATCTGTGGAAGATCTCTCAAAAGCTACAACTATAGACACAGCAAGGTTTAAAAATGTGGCTAGCTTAGCTTAGATCTATGGCTCGAGGAAAGGTTAAAGGAACAGCTCTCAACGCCTTCCCTGCCTTGTGTCCTTCAGGCACAACGACAACAAGACATTCCTTGTGTGGATCAACGAGGAAGATCACCTTAGAGTTATTTCTATGCAGAAAGGTGGAAATATGAAGGAAGTTTTCACCCGCTTCTGTACTGGGCTAACGCAGGtaagtcccctccctccctgtgtgtgtgtgtgtgtgtgtgttagtattTTGATGTGCTGCAACCTTCTCTGCAGAGCTCAAAAGTGCTGACCTAAGTGTCGGCTCTAAACTCAATGCAGCAGAGTGTGGCTTTGCGAATTCGCATTTCAGGCAGAGATGGTGGCGCAGTCAGAAGAGAATGCAGATGCCTCCTGGCAACAGAGCCCTTGTGCCTGCGCAGGAGTGCTTTCTGCCTTCGTATCTGGAGGAATGAGAGGTCTCGGGCAATTGACCTTGGCCATGTGCTCCCAGGGGAAAGCTTGTCTCTGAAATTTCTGGAGAGCGTTGGAAGGCAGGCAGCCTTTGCATGCTTAAAGCTGTCGTCCTCTGCAGATGGAAATACAGTGCTCTTTGAGGTTGCCTGCATGTACGCAGCAACCTGATAGGCTCGAATAGATGCTCTAAGGCACATCATCCATAGTGGTAGGTTTTTGTAATCATGAGAGCTCTGAAAGGGTAAGAGGGCAGgtttcttcctgacagtaagagctgttcgacagtggaatttgctgccaagaagtgtggtggagtctccttctttggaggtctttaagcagaggcttgacaggcatatgtcaagaatgctttgatggtgtttcctgcttggcagggggttggactggatggcccttgtggtctcttccaactctgtgattctgtgattctcttcTGTGTTTTCATATCCTCATAATCATTCGGGTATTTGGTCACTGCCTCTTTCTAAGAAAAGAGTCAGTTGAGTGTGAGGCAGTAGCCACATATTGGGTGGGGAACCTGTCTCATCCTGAGGGCCACTTTCCTTCACAGTCAACCTTCCGGGGGCCGCAGCACACTTGTGGTAGATGGAGCCCAGTGCAAAAGTTGGCAGAGAAACAGGTGCAGTTTGCAGTAAGCTACCTACAAGCCAGAAGTTTTCACGCTCTTCCATCTCTTCATCCTGGCAGGCAagaggcaattttttttttgccttttgaaGACATCTTCCTGAAGGGCTGCATTAAGCCTCAAGGCTGTGAGGCCATgaggtgtagcggttagagtgctaggacctgggagaccagggttcaaatccccacttagcggcgaagctcactgggtgagcttgggcccaGCCACTGCATAAGCTCCTGGTTTCATCTCCATTTTATCATCGCAACTACACAGCTCATTAGGTCAGGTTGAGAGACATTGGCTggcttcctggctgagtgaggatttgaaccccgaTCTCTCAGGtccctagcccagcactctaactgCTGCAGCTGACTGACCTCTCTACCACCCTGCAATTATAGTCATGAAGAGGACTTGTAGCTCCTTAATCTTGAGAGGGAAAGGGGTTTCTTCATAATGGCCTGTCTTTTTTTTCGCCCCTGACACACCTAGATTGAAAACCTCTTCAAATCCAAAAGCTACGAATTCATGTGGAACCCTCACCTGGGCTACATCTTGACCTGTCCATCCAACCTGGGCACAGGTCTCCGTGCCGGAGTGCATATTAAGCTACCCAACCTCGGCAAGCACGAGAAATTTGGAGACATCCTCAagaagctgaggctgcagaaACGGGGCACAGGTGAGGAACCCAAAACCTGGACTTGGGGTTTTATATAAAATTTACTTCTTTCTCTTTTGGCAAGAGCAAGTGGCACTCAGGCTGTCGCGCAGACCAAGCCATAAAAAATATGCGAAATGACCACggcaggcattttaaaaaaacgaacATTGAAAATTAGGCCATTCTCTTGATTTGGTGGCCGGATCCAGCACTTTGGAATGGCCCTGATCTAACCCCGAAGGCAGCCAGGCACCGGTCAAGGCGCTGAACTCACTTTTACAGTCTTGCAGTTGGGGCTGGGGAATCATGTGGAgggattttttgagggggggggagccctgattAAACATACAGGGGGAAGATAAGGCGATGGTCATTaactttatttatatgccacccatctgaccgtGTCgcttcagccactctgggtggcttccaacaaaatattgaaatgcaaaaaaacctcaaacatttcTAACCTCCCTGTACAGGTGTCTCCTTAAaatcagatagatgtttatttccttgacatctgatgggagggcattccacagggtgggtgccactaccaagaaggcccttgtCTCTGCCCTCTtggatgcaggcaggcaggcacttcactgttggcgcccccccccaacagccctgGGCTCTGGGTCACCTCGATTCAGTTTGTGATCCAGTGTTACAACCGTAAGGAAACAAATTGGAAGGTCAGGGCAATGGACACTTTTTCACCAGGTGTCAAAAAGGAGCGGTGTTCTTCAGCACAAACATTAGGAGAAGACAAAGCTTTCTATTAGTTTCCTCCCCCTAATAAATTTCATTAGTTTCCCACTATTTCCCAGTAATAGCCCGATTATAACATTTGGTACAAATCGGTAAAAACCAGGCAAAAGCTTTACTCTACAGCGAAAACCGCAGGTGCAGCGAACATTGGAAGCAGCTCTGTATCAAGTCAGAAAACTGATCCATTTGGCTTCatattgcctgcactggctggcagcagctctctaggatttcagacagcagTCTTTTCCTGAGCTACCTGGAGCTGCCCAGGatcaaacctggaaccttctgcttgcaaaccaAGTCCTCCAAGCACTGCTGTTGCCTTGGATGTAGTCCCATATttgaaggaaaataataataataataataatttttatttataccccgcccttcccagtcaagaccgggctcagggcggctaacaacaaataatatcaacacaaatataaaagaaacaattcagttaaaacaacagaataatacaatgttaaaattcaattttaaaattaaaaatctacgaataagataaaaccattataaataaaaccttaggggagggtaaccgtggggtcagactgcgtcagtctgaaggccaaacgaaacagctgtcttgcaggccctacgaaaagatgacaaatcccgcagggccctagtctcctgagacagagcgttccaccaggtcggggccagtactgagaaggccctggtcctggtcgaggccagcctagccaccttgtgactcgggatctccaatatgttattatttgtggaccgtaatgtcctctgtgggtcataccgggagaggcggtcccgtaggtacgtcTTGCTGCTTTAGGTTTATGGCCAGCTTGCAGGTTCAGCTGTTAGGCTGTTTGTCAGACACAGGGAACTTCAGGCAAATTATGCTTGCCGGGGTCCTGAATCGGCCTGCAAACCCTCAGCCGCAGCTAAGAACATTTGGCAAAGCTGTGGTTCCAAAGGAGCACTTGGGAGCCTTTGAGGGCATTCCTGATTATTCCTTTGCAGGCAGGGCTTGCCTTCAGCACCAAAATCCCTGCTGGGATTGGTGCTACTCAGGAGCTCTTGAGTGCAGCCAGTCCCTGCTGTTCGTCACTCTTCCTGCTTTCGGCAGGAATCTTTCCATccatggtttgatttcaaaccgAGGCTGGAAAGGAAGAGTTCAGACATGCACCTTTGAAGTTGAAAGTGCCTGGCGCAATGCAACATTGGTTGACAGGCAGAAAGGGAGGCTGCATCTGGCCTTACCCACTTCTGCTCTTGATAgtgctaaaaaagagagagtatatAGTCAGGCAGTAGTGCCTATTAGGCAGCACAGCCAAAGGGGGGCACCCTTTGAAATTTGTCAGGGcaacactagggttgccatatcttgaagagcaaaaagtaGGATAGcttgagctgctgccagcctgagaaAGAGGCGCACGGGGCCGTTGCCACACTCAAGCGTCTCTTTCCCAGGCTCGGGTTGGCAGTGGCCATGGCGTGCAGAGCGAgcctgagctgctgccagccccgAGCAGAGTCAGGACTCCAGCTCCTACCTGATAATTTGCCATGACGGCCTCACTCTGTGGTGAGGCTTCCGCTTCCAGGGCACAGCCCCCTCCAAAGCATGCAAGCCTCCCCCCACAATATTTAAGAAACCCCCCAAAtgcagacatttcctttaaaaaaaatctgcctggATGTGCATGTTGGCTCACAAAAAGAGGGCATGTCCTGGTTTTCTCGGAGGTATGGCAACCCCAGCTAACACTTGGTTATTAAGTTGAGATAGATGTTAGATAGCCATTTGCAAATGGCATCCTGGAAACCTAAGAGGCTGGTTCCTAAAGACGAATGTAGTGGAGAAAAATCTGTTTTAAGGATTTGGTGCAGGAAGGCATAAATGGACTCTGTATTCCTAAATTTCTTAGAGCCGCAGCATGCTACTCGTGTTTCGGAATTTATATCTCCTTATTTGAAGGACCACCCCAAAGCCAGCCTCATAAGTCAAAATCATTAGAAATAACACAGCAATGTAACCTCCGGTGCAataaaataagtcataaattTGGATCCCATTGTTCCGCTTTATTGTACTAGCCTGGCTGTGGGGAACGTCTTTCATCCCTTCAGGCTAACCTTTATATGCTGTGAATGtataaaaatatcaaagtggtttacaacaacacataaaaacatataATGAAAAAAATACGAAAGTTAAAAACAGGCCCATTTCTGTCTGGCTTCAGGCCTGGTTATGGTACTAAAACAACCATTACTGAGGCTCCTGACTTTTATTAGGAGAAAGAGGGTAGAGATCATCTATCGATTCTCGTTGGCCTCTGTGTCATTCATCTCCATTGACGATGGTTTCTTTCTGGAGAGACTGTTGGGAGAAGGGAGCACCATGTTTATttaggaatacacacacacacacgcacacacacactagctgccCCTGCCATGCggtgctgtggctcatccctgtgactgccccatcctgtcccgacccatgaactATCCCGGCCCCTCGGCCAAGTCTGTGAAGCCGAggcgagatgctgtggagagggaagctttcctagctgcagtaccagtgtagccgtcgctagagggcgctgttttgcaacatctcctgtgctcccagcatgcacttgagggtgatttgtgagttctggaacacagggttttggggtttttacgtggcccaggtgtgacatctgtctacgcaacctgtatatggtcactctcatattcgctttggacgttgtgtcaaaatttgaacgtaatcggtcaagcggttttggagaaaagtgggcaGCCACCCAAATGCCctttttacatatacagtggtgcctcgctagacgaaattaattcgttccacgggtcttttcttatagcgaaaatttcgtctagcgaatcccataggaatgcactgaattttttttactttttttgcccataggaatgcattaattgaatttcaatgcattcctatgggaaaccgcgattcgctagacgaattttttgtaaaacgcattcgtctagcgaggcaacctccactcgaaaaatcctttcgttaagcggaaatttcgttaagcagggcattcgttaagcgaggcaccactgtatataattccACAATTCATAAATATCAGAGCAGCTGACAACAATCATACATAAAAAAACCATACAGtagaaacaatataaaatatttaaatgagTTCAGCAGTTACAGAAGGATATTTTCTTAATTGTTGGCATAATTTTGGCAGCATGGAAACATTTTCAGAAGGTGTTCGAAGGTGAGAttagaaggcacctgctgaatctcttttGGAAAAACTTTCCACAGGGGTGGGACAGTGATACTAAAAACTTGGTTTCTTGTTGCTGTCAGAGGAACCTCACCAACTCAGGAGATGGGCAGCAATGCTCCTGCAGACTGTTTTGGGAGACCGAGCTGGATATTAGGGTTCAGGTGTTCCCTAAGCTACCCAGGACCCAAGTTGCTCAGAGCTTTATAAATCAATACAAGGACTTTGATGTTTCATTAACTTCACTCCTCCTTGCTGGATCAGTAGTAAAGGAGGGTAAGAAAGatgcctgccagccatatggGAAAGAAACCGTGTGAGAAAAGGTTGAAGGAACTAGATCCTAGGGAGCGATGGATCCATCTCTGTGTGCCTTCTAGCGGCCCCCTCATTGTGGgaagcgaagctacagggaaccatgtaggagggtcttctcggtagtggcacctgccttgttgaacaccctcccatcagatgtcaagggcaggggtaccaacttgaataaaatattgtgggggcccaggtaaggcccgccctgcataatcaatcacatgatgaagtgcatacacaccatttgaatgggaatgtccatcaactttgtagGGGCCCagccccccctcaaatattttattgtgggggccaaagcccccacagcccctag
The nucleotide sequence above comes from Zootoca vivipara chromosome 1, rZooViv1.1, whole genome shotgun sequence. Encoded proteins:
- the CKB gene encoding creatine kinase B-type isoform X1 → MPFSNSHNLLKCKYSAEDEYPDLSVHNNHMAKVLTLELYAKLRDKKTASGCTVDDVIQTGVDNPGHPYIMTVGCVAGDEECYDVFKELFDPIIEDRHGGYKPTDQHKTDLNSDNLQGGDDLDPNYVLSSRVRTGRSIRGFCLPPHCSRGERRAIEKLSVEALASLEGDLNGKYYALKNMTDAEQQQLIDDHFLFDKPVSPLLLASGMARDWPDGRGIWHNDNKTFLVWINEEDHLRVISMQKGGNMKEVFTRFCTGLTQIENLFKSKSYEFMWNPHLGYILTCPSNLGTGLRAGVHIKLPNLGKHEKFGDILKKLRLQKRGTGGVDTAAVGGVFDVSNADRLGFSEVELVQMVVDGVKLLIEMEKRLEKGQGIDDLIPAQK